One window from the genome of Deinococcus arcticus encodes:
- the sdhC gene encoding succinate dehydrogenase, cytochrome b556 subunit — translation MGTRQHRPEPPGNDVEEDLRMYRGREGQWAFLLHRLSGLAILAYLLLHVFSIGSFIFGEEFYMVIHERYDLWPFRVGLIFVTAGVVYHAFNGLRIIIMDFTGFGVAYQRQMWYGVLLISVAAFAYAAWTLYPRIMGGY, via the coding sequence GTGGGCACAAGGCAGCACCGGCCAGAGCCGCCGGGCAACGACGTTGAGGAGGACTTAAGGATGTACCGAGGAAGAGAGGGGCAGTGGGCGTTCCTGCTTCACCGCCTGTCAGGACTGGCGATTCTGGCCTACCTGCTGCTGCATGTGTTCAGCATCGGGTCGTTTATTTTCGGTGAAGAGTTCTACATGGTGATTCACGAGCGCTACGACCTGTGGCCGTTCCGTGTGGGGCTGATCTTCGTCACGGCCGGCGTGGTGTACCACGCGTTCAACGGCCTGCGCATCATCATCATGGACTTCACGGGCTTTGGCGTGGCCTACCAGCGGCAGATGTGGTACGGGGTGCTGCTGATCAGCGTGGCCGCCTTCGCCTACGCCGCCTGGACGCTGTACCCGCGCATCATGGGGGGCTACTGA
- a CDS encoding homoaconitate hydratase family protein: MGMTIAEKILAAHSGHDRVVPGQLIECATDWVLCHEITTPAALRMLEERGMDQVFNPDQIVAVPDHSVPAMNIKAAKMYQKLKSWVQEKGIKHFFDVGRGGIAHVVLENTGLMKPGQTLVSGDSHTCNAGALGAFATGVGSTDLAGAIYAGKVWFKVPETMLIRVTGQTQPGVTPKDIVLEVIKRIGADGANYMAMEWVGDYIDALDMEGRFTLTNMAIEAGGKTGIVAVDDTTRAYMAARGVTPGEYTEYHSDPDAVYKVVVEVDARAVEPTVAYPHIPSNGRVAGSDRIAVTHAYVGSCTNGRISDLRDVARILRGRRIADGVQMIVVPATQAIWKQAAQEGLLEVFVDAGASVSYPSCGACLGMHSGVLGPDDVCISSSNRNFVGRMGDPSAQIYLASPATVAASAIAGFISDPRAYNAPAAV; this comes from the coding sequence ATGGGAATGACGATTGCCGAGAAGATTCTGGCGGCCCACAGCGGGCATGACCGGGTGGTGCCGGGCCAGCTCATCGAGTGCGCCACCGACTGGGTGCTGTGCCACGAGATCACCACCCCCGCCGCCCTGCGCATGCTCGAAGAGCGCGGCATGGATCAGGTGTTCAACCCCGACCAGATTGTGGCGGTGCCGGACCACTCTGTGCCCGCCATGAACATCAAGGCCGCCAAGATGTACCAGAAGCTCAAAAGCTGGGTGCAGGAAAAAGGCATCAAGCACTTCTTCGACGTGGGGCGCGGCGGCATTGCCCACGTGGTGCTGGAAAACACGGGCCTGATGAAGCCGGGCCAGACCCTGGTGAGCGGCGACAGCCACACCTGCAATGCCGGGGCGCTGGGCGCCTTTGCCACCGGCGTGGGGTCCACGGACCTCGCCGGGGCCATCTACGCGGGCAAGGTGTGGTTCAAGGTGCCTGAAACCATGCTGATCCGCGTGACCGGCCAAACCCAGCCGGGGGTGACCCCCAAGGACATCGTCCTGGAAGTCATCAAGCGCATTGGGGCCGACGGCGCCAACTACATGGCGATGGAGTGGGTGGGCGACTACATTGACGCGCTGGATATGGAGGGCCGCTTCACCCTCACCAACATGGCCATTGAGGCGGGCGGTAAAACCGGCATTGTGGCCGTGGACGACACCACGCGGGCCTACATGGCGGCGCGTGGGGTCACGCCCGGGGAGTACACCGAGTACCACTCCGACCCCGACGCCGTGTACAAGGTGGTGGTAGAGGTGGACGCCCGCGCTGTGGAGCCCACCGTGGCCTACCCGCACATTCCCAGCAACGGCCGCGTGGCGGGCAGCGACCGCATTGCAGTGACGCACGCTTATGTGGGCAGCTGCACCAACGGCCGCATCAGCGATCTGCGCGACGTGGCGCGCATTCTGCGCGGGCGGCGCATCGCCGACGGCGTGCAGATGATCGTGGTGCCTGCCACCCAGGCCATCTGGAAACAGGCGGCGCAGGAAGGACTGCTGGAGGTGTTCGTGGACGCGGGCGCCAGCGTCAGTTACCCCAGTTGCGGCGCCTGCCTGGGCATGCATTCCGGGGTGCTGGGGCCGGACGACGTGTGTATTTCCAGTTCCAACCGCAATTTCGTGGGCCGCATGGGTGACCCCTCGGCGCAGATTTACCTTGCCAGCCCGGCCACGGTGGCGGCCAGCGCCATCGCCGGCTTCATCAGCGATCCGCGCGCGTACAACGCGCCAGCGGCGGTCTGA
- a CDS encoding cyclin-dependent kinase inhibitor 3 family protein, with product MTSAQSPIRVDWVPTSLWPGQLGLTFAPGKKGGSLYQPGVTHDREVTADVQALAQMGANVLAPLLEDFEFDLLGMEGYHAAAQAHALELAPFPIPDGRAPLDAAAFAAYLDELMTHLLDGRRVVVHCRGGLGRAGLTAACLLVQAGLGAQAAIDLVRQSRSPHAIETAGQEAFIYAFAGENTAAP from the coding sequence ATGACCAGCGCACAGAGCCCCATTCGCGTGGACTGGGTGCCCACCAGCCTGTGGCCGGGCCAGCTGGGGCTGACCTTCGCGCCCGGCAAGAAGGGCGGCAGCCTGTACCAGCCGGGCGTGACCCATGACCGGGAGGTGACCGCTGACGTCCAGGCCCTGGCCCAGATGGGTGCCAACGTCCTGGCCCCACTGCTGGAGGACTTTGAGTTTGACCTGCTGGGCATGGAGGGCTACCACGCCGCCGCCCAGGCCCACGCGCTGGAACTGGCCCCCTTTCCCATTCCTGATGGGCGTGCGCCGCTGGATGCTGCGGCATTCGCCGCTTATCTGGATGAGCTGATGACCCACCTGCTGGATGGGCGCCGGGTGGTCGTGCATTGCCGGGGCGGCCTGGGCCGGGCCGGGCTGACGGCCGCCTGCCTGCTGGTTCAGGCGGGCCTGGGAGCGCAGGCGGCAATTGACCTCGTGCGCCAGAGCCGCAGTCCCCACGCCATTGAAACAGCCGGGCAGGAAGCGTTTATCTACGCCTTTGCCGGGGAGAATACGGCGGCGCCTTGA
- the hemB gene encoding porphobilinogen synthase, with protein MMDRPRRLRRTPALRALTQEVQLHPSQFIHPIFVHEREEVTPIATMPGVSRHSVASAVAQAREALALGVPSVILFGIPDHKDALGTQAYAAEGIIQRTTRAIKAAVPGLTVMADTCLCEYTDHGHCGPLCEVPGLGGADAWTVDNDASLSLLARTAVSQAQAGADVVAPSAMMDGQVGAIRAALDEAGFPHVPIMSYAVKYASAYYGPFRDAAGSAPGVGNRAGYQMNPAGGYREALREARLDAAQGADTLMVKPALAYLDVLSLLRREFDLPVVAYNVSGEYALIKAAAQAGYMDERRTVLETLTGMRRAGADAIITYHALDAARWLREQGPA; from the coding sequence ATGATGGACCGCCCCCGCCGCCTGCGCCGCACGCCCGCCCTGCGCGCCCTGACCCAGGAGGTGCAGCTGCACCCCTCTCAGTTCATTCACCCCATCTTTGTGCACGAGCGCGAGGAGGTGACGCCCATTGCCACCATGCCGGGGGTCTCCCGGCACTCGGTGGCCAGCGCCGTGGCCCAGGCCCGTGAAGCCCTGGCCCTGGGCGTGCCCAGCGTGATTCTGTTTGGTATTCCCGACCACAAGGACGCGCTGGGCACCCAGGCGTACGCCGCAGAGGGCATCATCCAGCGGACCACGCGCGCTATCAAGGCGGCGGTGCCCGGCCTCACCGTCATGGCCGACACCTGCCTGTGCGAATACACCGACCACGGCCACTGCGGCCCGCTGTGCGAGGTGCCGGGCCTGGGCGGCGCCGACGCCTGGACCGTGGACAACGACGCCAGCCTGTCCCTGTTGGCCCGCACGGCCGTGTCGCAGGCCCAGGCGGGGGCCGACGTGGTGGCCCCCAGCGCCATGATGGACGGCCAGGTGGGGGCCATTCGCGCGGCGCTGGACGAAGCGGGCTTTCCGCACGTGCCGATCATGAGCTACGCCGTGAAGTACGCCAGCGCCTACTACGGCCCCTTCCGCGACGCGGCGGGCAGCGCCCCCGGCGTGGGCAACCGCGCTGGCTACCAGATGAACCCGGCGGGGGGCTACCGCGAGGCCCTGCGCGAGGCCCGCCTGGACGCAGCACAGGGGGCCGACACCCTGATGGTCAAGCCAGCCCTGGCCTACCTGGACGTGCTGAGCCTGCTGCGCCGGGAATTCGATCTGCCGGTGGTAGCCTACAACGTCAGCGGTGAGTACGCCCTGATCAAGGCGGCGGCCCAGGCTGGCTACATGGATGAGCGCCGCACGGTCCTGGAAACCCTGACTGGCATGCGCCGCGCGGGCGCCGACGCAATCATCACCTACCACGCGCTGGACGCCGCAAGGTGGCTGCGCGAGCAGGGCCCCGCATGA
- a CDS encoding roadblock/LC7 domain-containing protein: MIAELLSVRGVRHAALVSADGQVVAKAGLGDEQTAAELTLVAAGRAVIGSLQSNLKSAGWQELLLDVEGGPVLLTPHGDQILLTAFDEVSSLGRVRFAVRRLLGNA, encoded by the coding sequence GTGATCGCTGAACTGCTCTCGGTGCGGGGGGTGCGGCACGCGGCGCTGGTGTCGGCCGACGGACAGGTGGTGGCCAAGGCGGGCCTGGGCGACGAGCAGACGGCCGCCGAGCTGACCCTGGTGGCCGCCGGGCGCGCCGTGATTGGGAGCCTGCAAAGCAACCTCAAGAGTGCCGGCTGGCAGGAACTGCTGCTGGACGTGGAGGGCGGCCCGGTGCTGCTGACCCCGCACGGCGACCAGATTCTGCTGACTGCCTTTGACGAGGTGAGCAGCCTGGGCCGCGTGCGCTTTGCCGTGCGCCGCCTGCTGGGCAACGCCTGA
- the sdhA gene encoding succinate dehydrogenase flavoprotein subunit has protein sequence MHHRYDVLVVGAGGAGLMAALYAAKGNVSVACISKLYPTRSHTGAAQGGIGAALGNVQEDHWEWHMFDTVKGGDYLTDQDAAEVFAKDIIDAVYELEHMGLPFSRTPEGKIAQRKFGGHTRDFGKAAVERSCYAKDRTGHMILQTLYQQNVKAGTTFFNEFHVTDLIIEEGRCRGLVAYHLATGEIHTFHAKAVILAAGGYGRIFKITSNALTLTGDLMSIYYRKGLPLEDMEFYQFHPTGLAKLGILVTEGIRGEGGILRNDSGERFMERYAPTIKDLAPRDIVSRSIIKEIREGRGVGRDKDAVNIDLTHLPRDVIEGKLAEITDLARTYLGMDPVKDLVPIQPTAHYAMGGIPTDLNGLCLSDGSGGSIEGLYAAGEQACVSLHGANRLGTNSLGDLVVFGRRAGIYAAQYARQVEFPDMPEGAERETMDMFERLRSGSGKDNAAAIRKELQESMMNNVGIFRNGPDMQRQVEINAELKARFQNITVSDPSRRYNSELIEAMELGFMLDCAEAMTASALNRTESRGAHDREDYAERDDTSWLKHTMAYKDLNKDGNVVIGYKPVALKGFTRAFEPKPRVY, from the coding sequence ATGCATCATCGTTATGACGTGCTGGTGGTGGGTGCGGGCGGCGCCGGGCTGATGGCCGCGCTGTATGCCGCCAAGGGCAACGTGAGCGTGGCCTGTATCTCCAAGCTGTACCCTACGCGCTCGCACACGGGCGCGGCGCAGGGCGGCATTGGCGCGGCGCTGGGCAACGTGCAGGAAGACCACTGGGAATGGCACATGTTCGACACCGTCAAGGGCGGCGACTACCTGACTGACCAGGACGCCGCCGAGGTGTTCGCCAAGGACATCATTGACGCCGTGTACGAGCTGGAGCACATGGGCCTGCCCTTCTCGCGTACGCCTGAAGGCAAGATTGCCCAGCGCAAGTTTGGCGGCCACACCCGCGACTTCGGCAAGGCGGCCGTGGAACGCAGCTGCTATGCCAAGGACCGCACCGGCCACATGATTCTGCAGACGCTGTACCAGCAGAACGTCAAGGCCGGGACCACCTTCTTCAACGAGTTCCATGTCACCGACCTGATTATTGAAGAGGGACGCTGCCGGGGACTGGTGGCCTACCACCTCGCCACCGGGGAGATCCACACCTTCCACGCCAAGGCGGTCATTCTGGCGGCGGGCGGCTACGGGCGCATTTTCAAGATCACCTCCAACGCCCTGACGCTGACCGGCGACCTGATGAGCATCTATTACCGCAAGGGCCTGCCGCTGGAAGACATGGAGTTCTACCAGTTTCACCCCACCGGGCTGGCCAAGCTGGGCATTCTGGTCACCGAGGGCATTCGCGGTGAGGGCGGCATCCTGCGCAACGACTCCGGCGAGCGCTTCATGGAGCGCTACGCGCCCACCATCAAGGACCTCGCGCCGCGCGATATCGTCTCGCGCTCCATCATCAAGGAAATCCGCGAGGGACGTGGCGTGGGCCGCGACAAGGACGCCGTCAACATTGACCTGACCCACCTGCCGCGCGACGTGATTGAAGGCAAGCTGGCCGAGATCACCGACCTGGCGCGCACCTACCTGGGCATGGACCCGGTCAAGGACCTCGTGCCTATTCAGCCCACCGCGCACTACGCCATGGGCGGCATTCCCACCGACCTGAATGGCCTGTGCCTGAGTGACGGCTCGGGCGGCAGCATTGAAGGGCTGTACGCGGCGGGCGAGCAGGCGTGCGTGTCGCTGCACGGCGCCAACCGCCTGGGCACGAACAGCCTGGGCGACCTCGTGGTGTTCGGCCGCCGCGCAGGCATCTACGCCGCGCAGTACGCCCGGCAGGTAGAGTTCCCCGACATGCCCGAAGGCGCCGAGCGCGAGACGATGGACATGTTCGAGCGCCTGCGCAGCGGCAGCGGCAAGGACAACGCCGCCGCCATCCGCAAGGAACTGCAGGAATCCATGATGAACAACGTGGGCATCTTCCGCAACGGCCCCGACATGCAGCGTCAGGTCGAGATCAATGCGGAACTCAAGGCCCGTTTCCAGAACATCACGGTTTCTGATCCCAGCCGCCGCTACAACAGTGAGCTGATCGAGGCGATGGAACTGGGGTTCATGCTTGACTGTGCGGAGGCCATGACGGCCAGCGCCCTGAACCGCACCGAGTCGCGCGGCGCGCACGACCGCGAGGACTACGCCGAGCGCGACGACACGAGCTGGCTCAAGCACACCATGGCCTACAAGGACCTGAACAAGGACGGCAACGTCGTCATCGGCTACAAGCCGGTGGCCCTCAAGGGCTTCACCCGGGCGTTTGAACCCAAGCCCCGCGTGTACTGA
- a CDS encoding succinate dehydrogenase iron-sulfur subunit encodes MTQTATNTGVVAPLGVPMLQLKVKVLRFDPEKDKKAHWTTYDVEAQPGDRVLDVINHIKWYLEPSLTFRRSCMHGICGSDAMLINGRNRLACKTLVRDVAKNGGTITVEPIRGLKVEKDLLVDMDPFFDSYKAIMPYFINESPAPAAERIQSEEQAERMAHSSNCILCACCTTSCPIFWVNGSYLGPAAIVQAHRFIFDSRDEATHQRLGIMNQNTGVWRCRTAYNCTEACPRDIPITQLIEEVKRAVMYGQA; translated from the coding sequence ATGACCCAGACTGCAACCAATACCGGCGTGGTGGCCCCTCTGGGGGTCCCCATGCTGCAACTGAAAGTCAAGGTTCTGCGCTTTGACCCTGAAAAGGACAAAAAGGCGCACTGGACCACCTACGACGTGGAAGCCCAGCCGGGCGACCGCGTGCTGGACGTCATCAACCACATCAAGTGGTACCTGGAACCCAGCCTGACCTTCCGCCGCTCGTGCATGCACGGCATCTGCGGCAGCGACGCCATGCTGATCAACGGTCGCAACCGCCTTGCCTGCAAGACCCTGGTGCGCGATGTGGCCAAGAACGGCGGCACCATTACTGTGGAGCCCATCCGTGGCCTGAAGGTGGAAAAGGACCTTCTGGTGGACATGGACCCCTTCTTCGACTCCTACAAGGCGATCATGCCCTACTTCATCAACGAGTCGCCGGCCCCCGCCGCCGAGCGCATTCAGAGTGAAGAACAGGCCGAGCGCATGGCGCACTCCAGCAACTGCATTCTGTGTGCGTGCTGCACGACCTCCTGCCCCATCTTCTGGGTGAACGGGTCGTACCTGGGCCCGGCCGCGATTGTGCAGGCCCACCGCTTTATCTTCGACAGCCGCGACGAGGCCACACACCAGCGCCTGGGCATCATGAACCAGAACACGGGCGTGTGGCGCTGCCGCACCGCGTACAACTGCACCGAAGCCTGCCCGCGCGATATTCCAATCACCCAGCTGATCGAGGAAGTCAAGCGCGCCGTGATGTACGGTCAGGCGTAA
- a CDS encoding COG1470 family protein, with product MNTAPVKVTNTATNAVLFEGGLNSGKTFSDLALNTVLKVEPGAVNGYTAPAAQTVTLDASKSITLEYKAAGEPLEPTRIKGQVTGTTLQLDEAFVGSVGDPFFGATKLTRNTVNLDLATLTPSMNDLSAGFLSGCKVERSAPDVRTLFNSSLNTYSPQGDLLGDIVETVVSGPDAQLGGAVLFRIYADRAATFKGTCTTQDGKTETIDLNLKAGWNTTVYGQSGNGFVMRMADPADRIQLLFIAEQPSVAVRLSTQPLVFSSNETVSTDVRFIQVGGYTGQVTLSTDVPGLTVEPATLSLPALPRLSAQSQTSSIQAMSQAPQLVNTKLTFRYTGGNYNGPFRLIVKDSAGKEVGSASGILNAQRPGVNLYASGYNLILRPGGTLNVDVTAQGVGGFTGDVTFSATDLPAGVTVTPVTKPLNGSVYVALPLQASAGVVPGTYKITLTADGGNGRTASTKVDITIPKPGVTLAVSEGYYGPVLYQGGTGAVTVNVASVNGFNGTTTISIENLPAGVTATPKTISVAPGTTTTVQIPLQATAEATLGSTTIQVTSPDRSADTSTGPGNSTTTLTVRPARISLGTGAGYAVRATDGVWVTNSGYDSATGPYTKISRFTMSGAATTGTLNTSSGQLIHSSEGVVVVQRLYGTSSAPILIKNDGTQTTLPNPNIQDAVFAPQADSQGRVWMVQRVSTSSGYTNMLAIWTPATGTVTAVQTLTSGYSAGQGRFFMSQDGTKAVYLGDEALLLDTVTNTATTLTLAQGAYSAAVTNSGTVWFNKSSELARMNADGTLTKYPISISTLAGFDAKDQNVLWGKADNPNNVARINTAAPTATGAVTSYELGSVMQVVTATGGGAYAITRGEFTGGAETWYLSYLK from the coding sequence GTGAACACCGCGCCCGTGAAGGTCACAAACACTGCCACGAACGCCGTGCTGTTTGAAGGCGGACTGAACAGCGGCAAGACCTTTAGCGACCTGGCCCTGAATACCGTCCTCAAGGTAGAGCCGGGCGCTGTGAACGGCTATACTGCCCCAGCCGCGCAGACCGTCACCCTGGATGCCAGCAAGAGCATCACGCTGGAGTACAAGGCGGCCGGTGAACCGCTTGAGCCCACCCGAATCAAGGGACAGGTGACGGGCACGACCCTGCAGCTTGACGAGGCCTTCGTGGGAAGCGTGGGGGACCCCTTCTTCGGTGCAACCAAATTGACGCGCAACACGGTGAATCTGGATCTGGCAACCCTGACCCCCTCAATGAACGACCTGAGTGCCGGCTTTCTGAGCGGATGCAAGGTGGAGCGCTCGGCGCCAGATGTCCGCACGCTGTTCAACTCATCTCTGAACACTTACAGCCCCCAGGGCGATCTGCTGGGCGACATCGTCGAGACGGTGGTCTCTGGGCCCGATGCCCAACTTGGAGGGGCGGTTCTCTTCCGTATCTATGCTGATCGGGCCGCCACTTTCAAGGGCACCTGCACCACCCAGGACGGCAAGACGGAAACGATTGACCTGAACTTGAAAGCGGGCTGGAACACCACGGTCTACGGTCAGAGCGGGAACGGCTTTGTCATGCGCATGGCTGACCCTGCTGACCGCATTCAGCTCCTCTTCATTGCCGAGCAACCCAGTGTGGCCGTTCGACTGAGCACCCAGCCGCTCGTATTTTCCAGCAATGAAACGGTTTCTACGGATGTCCGCTTTATTCAGGTGGGCGGTTACACTGGTCAGGTCACCCTCAGCACGGATGTCCCGGGCCTGACTGTGGAGCCGGCCACCCTGTCACTGCCCGCCCTGCCCCGCCTGAGCGCCCAGAGCCAAACCTCGTCCATTCAGGCCATGAGCCAAGCACCGCAACTGGTGAACACCAAACTGACCTTCCGTTACACGGGCGGCAACTACAATGGTCCTTTCCGGCTAATTGTTAAAGACAGCGCGGGTAAAGAGGTGGGCAGCGCCAGTGGCATCCTGAACGCGCAGCGGCCCGGCGTCAACCTGTATGCCAGCGGTTACAACCTCATTCTGCGCCCCGGCGGCACCTTGAATGTAGATGTGACTGCGCAGGGTGTGGGGGGCTTCACGGGTGACGTGACTTTCAGCGCTACCGATCTGCCTGCGGGCGTGACCGTAACCCCGGTAACCAAACCGCTGAACGGTTCGGTGTACGTGGCGCTGCCGCTGCAGGCGTCGGCTGGCGTGGTGCCCGGCACCTATAAGATCACTCTGACAGCGGACGGCGGCAACGGCCGCACGGCCAGCACCAAAGTAGACATCACCATTCCCAAGCCCGGCGTTACGTTGGCCGTCTCTGAGGGCTATTACGGCCCAGTGCTTTATCAAGGTGGCACAGGGGCCGTCACCGTCAATGTCGCCAGCGTGAACGGCTTTAACGGCACCACCACCATCTCAATCGAGAACCTGCCAGCTGGTGTGACCGCCACGCCTAAGACCATTTCGGTCGCGCCGGGCACCACCACCACTGTTCAGATTCCGCTACAAGCCACAGCTGAAGCTACACTGGGTTCTACGACCATCCAGGTCACCAGCCCCGACCGCTCTGCCGATACCTCCACTGGTCCAGGCAATTCCACGACCACGCTCACGGTACGCCCGGCACGCATCAGCCTGGGCACCGGTGCCGGCTACGCTGTCCGCGCCACAGATGGCGTTTGGGTGACCAACAGTGGCTACGACAGTGCCACTGGCCCTTATACAAAGATTTCGCGCTTTACCATGAGTGGCGCGGCCACTACAGGTACCCTGAACACCTCGTCGGGTCAGCTGATTCACAGCTCAGAAGGCGTGGTGGTGGTGCAGAGACTATATGGAACGTCGTCGGCGCCGATCTTGATCAAGAACGACGGCACCCAGACCACTCTGCCAAACCCGAACATTCAAGACGCCGTCTTCGCGCCTCAAGCCGACAGTCAGGGCCGCGTATGGATGGTCCAGCGTGTCAGCACTTCTTCTGGCTACACCAACATGCTGGCCATCTGGACCCCCGCCACGGGTACAGTCACTGCTGTTCAGACGCTGACGAGTGGCTACAGCGCCGGCCAGGGCCGGTTTTTCATGAGCCAGGACGGGACGAAGGCTGTTTACCTGGGCGATGAGGCGCTTCTGCTTGACACCGTCACCAATACGGCGACCACCCTCACGCTGGCTCAGGGCGCCTACAGTGCGGCTGTGACCAATAGCGGCACCGTGTGGTTCAATAAATCCAGCGAACTCGCCCGGATGAACGCTGACGGCACACTCACAAAGTACCCGATCAGTATCAGCACGCTGGCCGGCTTTGACGCCAAGGATCAGAACGTTCTCTGGGGCAAAGCTGATAATCCCAATAACGTTGCCCGCATCAACACAGCGGCCCCCACTGCGACCGGCGCAGTGACTTCTTACGAACTGGGAAGCGTGATGCAGGTCGTCACGGCCACCGGCGGTGGCGCCTATGCCATCACTCGCGGTGAATTCACCGGAGGGGCAGAAACCTGGTACCTGTCCTACCTGAAGTAA
- a CDS encoding succinate dehydrogenase hydrophobic membrane anchor subunit: protein MIRARTFTDARAQSHTNAELNWWIFMRISGLILMFLILGHIYMTFIQVSESDATYDAVVNKLANPAWKFYDWLILSLSLLHGANGARYSIEDYVRSRPNRAWVKGLFYTVVALVFAFGTVGLFSI from the coding sequence ATGATCCGCGCCCGCACCTTTACCGACGCCCGCGCGCAGTCGCACACCAACGCAGAGCTGAACTGGTGGATCTTCATGCGCATCAGCGGCCTGATTCTGATGTTCCTGATTCTGGGCCACATCTACATGACCTTTATTCAGGTCAGCGAGTCGGACGCCACCTACGACGCGGTGGTGAACAAACTGGCCAATCCTGCCTGGAAGTTCTACGACTGGCTGATTCTGTCGCTGTCCCTGCTGCACGGGGCCAACGGCGCGCGCTACTCCATTGAGGACTACGTGCGTTCACGCCCCAACCGCGCCTGGGTCAAGGGTCTGTTCTACACCGTGGTGGCGCTGGTGTTCGCCTTCGGCACCGTGGGTCTGTTCTCCATCTGA
- a CDS encoding GGDEF domain-containing protein, with the protein MDELWQERNRNPRWVRAELQARALSPQRVVVEAYLDWREGYPDRAMGRLVEELPALTGRWRGRALNVQASILAEALELDQAHLLYAQELRVTQACGDTAGEWRARHDLGNLFLDIAPERCAGPLREVIAGAQAAGEMDTLIVAHLNSALYAEGLGLSEVQRAEHLAAVLALAVNTWPDLYAVARVILVEDALRAGDVAQAEAHMAAVRALPPMTIRQSCSDLLLAECQVWRARGQAARAAELLRAELARVPLVEQPRLLRPLAQALEESGDLAGALAAERQHSEAWKAAEGTRRERTMRALEVWHCTSQARAEAERERERALQLQAALSELRAAHDQIQEISRRDGLTGLYNRQHLMEAGAAVLAQATPAHPAQVALLDVDKFKRINDTAGHHAGDEVLRGVARLLQEGLRPDDLCARFGGEEFVVVRPPASGAGHELARDLYRIGRDMTQQRWGLPEGLTVTASIGVAVATTPDLQAALALADARMYAAKREGGHRVYGGDPVPVGTAVGAFQTKRP; encoded by the coding sequence ATGGATGAGCTCTGGCAGGAACGCAACCGCAATCCCCGGTGGGTGCGCGCCGAGCTTCAGGCCCGCGCACTGTCGCCGCAGCGGGTGGTCGTGGAGGCCTATCTGGACTGGCGGGAAGGCTACCCGGACCGGGCCATGGGGCGCCTGGTGGAGGAACTGCCTGCCCTGACTGGGCGCTGGCGAGGCCGCGCGCTGAACGTGCAGGCCAGTATTCTGGCCGAAGCCCTGGAGCTGGATCAGGCCCACCTGCTGTATGCACAGGAACTGCGGGTGACCCAGGCCTGCGGGGACACAGCGGGGGAGTGGCGGGCGCGGCATGATCTGGGCAACCTGTTTCTTGATATTGCGCCCGAACGCTGTGCTGGTCCCCTGCGTGAGGTCATTGCGGGTGCTCAGGCAGCGGGCGAGATGGACACCCTGATTGTGGCTCACCTGAACAGCGCCCTGTACGCCGAAGGCCTGGGCCTGAGCGAGGTGCAGCGCGCCGAGCACCTTGCGGCGGTGCTGGCCCTGGCGGTCAACACGTGGCCGGACCTGTATGCCGTGGCGCGCGTCATCCTAGTGGAAGACGCCTTACGGGCAGGGGACGTGGCCCAGGCGGAAGCCCATATGGCCGCTGTGCGCGCGCTGCCACCCATGACCATCCGGCAGTCCTGCAGCGATCTGCTGCTGGCCGAATGTCAGGTGTGGCGGGCCCGGGGGCAGGCGGCGCGCGCGGCTGAGCTGCTGCGGGCGGAGCTGGCCCGGGTGCCGCTGGTCGAGCAGCCCCGCTTGCTGCGTCCCCTGGCACAGGCCCTGGAAGAATCGGGCGATCTGGCCGGTGCCCTGGCGGCCGAGCGGCAGCACAGTGAAGCCTGGAAGGCCGCCGAGGGCACCCGGCGCGAGCGCACCATGCGTGCGCTGGAAGTCTGGCACTGCACCTCGCAGGCCCGCGCCGAGGCCGAGCGCGAACGGGAGCGGGCCCTGCAGCTGCAGGCGGCCCTGAGCGAACTGCGCGCCGCGCACGACCAGATTCAGGAGATCAGTCGCCGCGACGGCCTGACCGGGCTGTACAACCGCCAACACCTGATGGAAGCGGGGGCCGCCGTGCTGGCCCAGGCCACACCTGCCCACCCGGCGCAGGTGGCGCTGCTGGATGTGGATAAGTTCAAACGCATCAATGACACGGCTGGGCACCACGCTGGGGATGAGGTGTTGCGCGGGGTGGCACGCCTTTTGCAGGAGGGTCTACGCCCGGACGATCTGTGTGCCCGGTTTGGCGGCGAGGAATTTGTGGTGGTGCGGCCGCCGGCGTCAGGCGCAGGCCACGAGCTGGCCCGAGATCTCTACCGGATTGGCAGGGACATGACGCAGCAGCGCTGGGGCTTGCCAGAGGGCCTCACCGTGACCGCCAGCATAGGCGTGGCCGTGGCAACGACGCCGGACCTGCAGGCTGCGCTGGCCCTGGCTGACGCCCGGATGTACGCCGCCAAGCGCGAAGGCGGCCACCGCGTGTACGGCGGCGACCCGGTGCCCGTTGGAACGGCAGTGGGCGCTTTTCAGACGAAACGCCCTTGA